From the Musa acuminata AAA Group cultivar baxijiao chromosome BXJ1-2, Cavendish_Baxijiao_AAA, whole genome shotgun sequence genome, one window contains:
- the LOC103976262 gene encoding PWWP domain-containing protein 3-like produces METLEATEPMSGESLAQPQSSGSPQPPPAPSERRLPESRYLPDASGDGASVAVNSAPVTPSGTEAKADVDAHFGNGGMGLGSLTGGSPEGIPFAVGDLVWGKTKNHPWWPALVSDPSSAPIDAKKAHLSDVSLLLVYCFGSGAFAWCEPAQLKPFVEDFHRMTRQSSSKSFVAAVEGALDEIRRRLQLELTCGCVPPEAGGKTAECPAGRLPVSNFQPLEFLEHLQDVACDVTMADVLQVAALRSWVIAFAKGWTAGLPGYHPRREIMELVDKIDLDVPPGDLGDGNEEGDGECWISGSRVRKGFKTSDDNLHKRQKKRSMAALIAGIELDTVELSDGDEFTVEEKVKGVKNQMIKKVKDLDADDCGVEAQEDTGSGRRERKKSKYLSPPYTCLGAYTNTLDSPRSGEVKSPRKAAEASRALNSDISSLLRCDSEAVDKEEDTSNPGFGIESTSVIDILLELLCTARNPLHLKWNRSAKMIKSFFIKYRSSMYSSGSDFLTYQKHHNECCQVSIESPNKLIDNNSSELGKSEGGWTDKKDAADLQVETGLTPDSRSCSEQGKAGRKRKMRKNEDNNVTPADLDPRVINIPVERKT; encoded by the coding sequence ATGGAAACCCTAGAGGCCACCGAGCCCATGTCCGGCGAGTCGCTGGCCCAACCCCAAAGCTCGGGTTCTCCCCAACCGCCACCGGCTCCATCCGAGCGGCGACTCCCCGAATCTAGGTATCTTCCGGACGCTTCTGGAGACGGCGCCTCCGTGGCGGTGAACTCGGCTCCGGTAACCCCCTCTGGAACCGAAGCTAAGGCTGATGTGGATGCGCATTTTGGAAACGGGGGGATGGGTCTAGGATCGCTTACCGGCGGGTCACCGGAAGGAATCCCTTTCGCCGTCGGCGATCTCGTGTGGGGGAAGACCAAGAACCATCCCTGGTGGCCGGCGCTGGTTTCCGATCCCTCCAGCGCTCCCATCGATGCCAAGAAGGCCCACCTCAGCGACGTCTCCCTCCTGCTGGTCTACTGCTTCGGCAGCGGTGCCTTCGCCTGGTGCGAGCCAGCACAGCTGAAGCCCTTCGTCGAGGACTTCCATCGCATGACGAGGCAGAGCAGCTCTAAGAGCTTCGTCGCAGCCGTCGAGGGCGCCTTGGATGAGATCAGGCGCCGCCTCCAGTTGGAGCTCACTTGCGGCTGTGTTCCGCCGGAGGCCGGAGGGAAGACTGCCGAATGTCCAGCCGGGAGACTTCCGGTCTCGAACTTTCAGCCTTTGGAGTTCCTCGAGCATCTCCAAGACGTGGCTTGTGATGTTACGATGGCCGATGTGTTACAAGTTGCAGCTTTGAGAAGTTGGGTGATCGCTTTCGCCAAAGGATGGACTGCTGGTTTGCCTGGGTACCACCCTCGCCGTGAGATAATGGAGCTGGTGGACAAGATTGATCTTGACGTGCCACCAGGAGACCTCGGCGATGGCAATGAGGAGGGAGATGGCGAATGTTGGATCAGCGGGAGCAGGGTCAGAAAAGGTTTCAAAACATCGGACGATAACTTGCACAAGAGGCAGAAAAAAAGGAGCATGGCTGCACTGATTGCTGGGATCGAGTTGGATACAGTTGAGCTCAGCGATGGTGATGAATTTACAGTGGAGGAGAAGGTAAAGGGTGTGAAGAATCAGATGATCAAGAAGGTGAAAGATTTGGATGCGGATGATTGTGGTGTTGAGGCCCAAGAAGATACTGGCTCAGGTAGACGGGAGCGGAAGAAGAGCAAGTACTTGTCACCTCCTTACACTTGCTTGGGTGCATATACCAACACTCTTGACTCGCCGAGGAGTGGTGAGGTGAAGTCGCCTAGGAAGGCTGCTGAAGCATCTCGGGCTCTAAATTCTGACATCTCATCCTTATTGAGGTGCGACTCGGAGGCCGTTGATAAGGAAGAGGATACTAGTAATCCTGGTTTTGGAATTGAGAGCACATCTGTCATTGACATTCTTTTAGAATTACTTTGCACGGCCAGAAATCCACTTCATTTAAAATGGAACCGATCGGCAAAGATGATTAAGAGCTTCTTCATTAAATACAGAAGCTCAATGTACTCAAGTGGATCTGACTTCCTAACCTACCAGAAGCACCATAATGAATGCTGTCAGGTGAGTATAGAATCTCCAAACAAGCTGATTGACAATAATAGCTCTGAACTGGGAAAATCTGAGGGGGGATGGACGGATAAGAAAGATGCTGCTGATTTGCAAGTAGAGACAGGCCTAACCCCTGATTCCAGAAGTTGTTCTGAACAAGGCAAGGCTGggcggaagaggaagatgagaaagAATGAAGATAACAATGTAACACCAGCAGATTTGGATCCTCGGGTCATAAACATTCCAGTGGAAAGAAAAACATAA
- the LOC135611986 gene encoding uncharacterized protein LOC135611986, producing the protein MEKRSRLEPGSQITFRVEEAKFPNHDDALVVSVRIANARVKRVIVDTGSSADVLYFEVFKRLGITKGDLTPLASSLTGFMGDFVSPLETTLLPITIGEEPRTETIMTTFIVVDLPSAYNVILDRPTLNKLKAVISTYHHALKFLTSSRVGVVRSDPKESRQCYLTAVTMPKRPRPIQPPLDPRNDFKTPRHSESTEQLVEVLLRRGRPDKVVKVGMTLPEADQIQLVNFLKENADVFVWYPEDMLGVNPQVMQHHLNICHEAHPIKQRPRKFAPDRQKAIDDEVDRLMGARFISEVRYPRWLSNIVLVKKPNGSWRMCVDYTDFNRACPKDCYPLPRIDHLVDATVGHELLTFMDAFLGYNQIQMAP; encoded by the coding sequence ATGGAGAAACGATCGAGATTGGAGCCCGGGTCCCAAATCACCTTCAGAGTAGAAGAAGCCAAGTTCCCGAACCACGACGACGCACTGGTGGTCTCGGTCCGTATTGCCAACGCACGAGTGAAGAGAGTAATAGTTGACACCGGAAGCTCCGCCGACGTGCTATACTTCGAAGTTTTCAAAAGGCTGGGTATCACAAAAGGAGATCTCACACCACTGGCATCATCACTCACGGGATTCATGGGGGATTTCGTTTCTCCACTGGAGACTACCTTGCTCCCCATTACCATCGGGGAGGAACCAAGGACCGAGACGATAATGACCACCTTCATAGTGGTCGATTTGCCTTCTGCCTACAACGTCATTCTCGAccgaccaaccctcaacaagcTGAAGGCAGTTATCTCCACCTACCACCATGCCTTGAAGTTTCTGACTTCCTCTAGGGTTGGAGTGGTCCGAAGCGACCCAAAAGAATCCCGACAATGCTATCTGACGGCAGTTACTATGCCGAAAAGGCCACGACCCATCCAACCTCCCCTGGACCCCCGCAATGACTTCAAAACACCACGACACTCGGAATCGACGGAGCAATTGGTCGAGGTCCTCCTGAGAAGAGGTCGACCCGACAAGGTTGTTAAAGTTGGGATGACATTGCCAGAAGCGGACCAAATACAGCTTGTCAATTTTTTGAAAGAAAATGCTGACGTATTTGTGTGGTACCCGGAGGACATGCTTGGGGTCAACCCACAAGTCATGCAGCACCACCTAAACATCTGCCATGAGGCACATCCCATAAAGCAAAGGCCGAGAAAATTTGCTCCAGATCGGCAAAAGGCGATCGATGACGAGGTGGACCGCCTCATGGGCGCAAGGTTTATATCCGAGGTGAGATATCCTCGGTGGTTGTCAAATATAGTCTTAGTTAAGAAGccgaatggaagctggaggatgtgtgtcgactatacTGATTTCAACCGAGCATGCCCCAAAGATTGCTATCCACTCCCGAGGATAGACCACCTTGTGGACGCCACTGTAGGACACGAACTCCTCACATTCATGGATGCATTCTTGGGCTACAACCAAATTCAAATGGCACCATAA
- the LOC135613017 gene encoding uncharacterized protein LOC135613017: MDNRHDSETVRNKCAACFRQYNKVEHLVEHMRVSFHSVHEPKCGVCQKHCRFFESLREHLIGPLPKIECARVFRPRGCNLCLNIFESPNALRTHRASCQLSRDASGLTSRMSRMSLQDTSGYGTRNQGSQVVALACKMVGGGSDGSLDLCARVCLIGEDENVIFQTYIKPQIPVTNYRYETTGIRPEYLRDAMALKQAQRRIQDFLSNGEPIWKIRSRGGEARILVGHGLDHDLECLGVEYPEFLIRDTAIYPPLMRTSKLSNSLKYLTQAYLGYDIQTGTQDPYEDCVAAMRIYIRMRSQNHPRDYASGCGESRNNYPAWRQRELEKMTPDALLELSASDYYCWCLDS, encoded by the exons ATGGACAATAGGCATGACTCTGAGACTGTTAG AAACAAATGCGCAGCATGTTTCAGGCAATACAACAAGGTGGAGCATCTGGTGGAACATATGAGGGTTTCATTTCACTCGGTGCATGAGCCAAAGTGTGGGGTATGCCAAAAACACTGCAGGTTTTTTGAATCTCTCAGGGAGCATCTGATAG GACCACTGCCGAAGATTGAATGTGCCAGGGTATTCAGACCTCGAGGATGTAATCTATGCCTCAACATCTTCGAAAGTCCAAATGCTCTTAGGACTCACCGTGCATCATGCCAACTCTCTCGCGATGCTTCG GGGCTTACCTCTCGGATGTCGAGGATGAGCTTGCAAGACACGTCGGGTTACGGCACGCGAAATCAAGGTTCCCAGGTAGTTGCTTTGGCTTGCAAGATGGTCGGAGGAGGAAGCGATGGATCACTAGACCTGTGTGCCAGGGTCTGCCTGATCGGCGAGGACGAGAACGTTATCTTCCAGACCTACATCAAGCCCCAAATACCGGTCACAAACTATAG GTATGAAACGACAGGGATAAGACCTGAATACTTGAGGGACGCAATGGCGCTGAAGCAAGCACAGAGGAGGATTCAGGACTTCCTTAGCAACGGAGAACCCATCTGGAAGATACGCTCTCGGGGTGGAGAGGCAAGAATCCTCGTAGGGCACGGTCTGGATCACGACCTCGAGTGCCTTGGAGTTGAATACCCTGAATTCTTGATCAG GGACACAGCAATCTACCCACCGCTGATGAGGACTAGCAAGCTCAGCAATTCGCTCAAGTATCTGACACAAGCCTACCTCGG ATATGACATTCAAACTGGAACGCAAGACCCGTACGAGGACTGTGTGGCTGCGATGAGGATTTATATCAGGATGCGATCACAGAATCATCCGCGCGACTACGCCTCAGGCTGCGGCGAGAGCCGCAACAATTACCCAGCGTGGAGGCAACGGGAGCTGGAGAAGATGACACCTGATGCGTTACTGGAGCTCTCGGCATCCGATTACTACTGCTGGTGCCTGGACTCTTAA